One window of Stenotrophomonas indicatrix genomic DNA carries:
- a CDS encoding APH(6) family putative aminoglycoside O-phosphotransferase — translation MSEPYLSRWRLRRDGPSIRTPHARLWPVLTASGEAAMLKVSTETEEQNGHRLLRWWNGDGAARLLAHEGPAILIERAHGDSLRQRSIKGEDDACTMILCQVLQQLHRPRSAPPEDLVCLRRWFADLLQARAPLPPLLEQCRSLAMALLEDEQEIRPLHGDLHHDNVLDFGARGWLAIDPKRLLGDRAFDYTTMFSNPDLCGPDIHVATRPERFAARLEQVCRLADIERERLLRWIAASAGLSAVWFRNDGDPADIDEAVAVMALQALAEA, via the coding sequence ATGAGCGAACCCTACCTGAGCCGCTGGCGATTGCGACGTGATGGTCCTTCGATCCGTACCCCCCATGCCCGGCTCTGGCCGGTGCTGACCGCCTCTGGCGAGGCGGCCATGTTGAAGGTGAGCACGGAGACAGAGGAACAGAACGGCCATCGCCTGCTGCGCTGGTGGAACGGCGACGGTGCCGCACGCCTGCTGGCCCACGAGGGACCGGCGATCCTGATCGAACGGGCGCACGGCGACTCGCTGCGGCAACGTTCGATCAAGGGCGAGGACGACGCCTGCACCATGATCCTGTGCCAGGTCCTGCAGCAGCTGCACCGGCCACGGAGCGCGCCGCCAGAAGATCTGGTCTGCCTGCGTAGATGGTTCGCGGATCTGCTGCAGGCAAGGGCGCCGCTGCCGCCATTGCTGGAACAGTGCAGATCGCTGGCGATGGCACTGTTGGAGGACGAGCAGGAGATACGGCCACTGCATGGCGACCTGCACCACGACAACGTGCTGGATTTCGGCGCACGGGGCTGGCTGGCCATCGACCCGAAGCGGCTGCTGGGCGACCGCGCGTTCGACTACACCACGATGTTCAGCAACCCGGACCTGTGCGGGCCGGACATCCACGTTGCGACGCGACCCGAGCGGTTCGCCGCCCGGCTGGAACAGGTCTGCCGGCTGGCCGATATCGAGCGCGAGCGCCTGCTGCGCTGGATCGCGGCCAGTGCCGGGCTGTCTGCGGTGTGGTTCCGGAATGATGGCGACCCGGCCGACATCGATGAGGCGGTGGCCGTGATGGCCCTGCAGGCGCTGGCGGAGGCGTGA
- the clpA gene encoding ATP-dependent Clp protease ATP-binding subunit ClpA has translation MFSKDLEHTIGQCYKRAREARHEFMTVEHLLLALLDNPSAQAVLKACGADADRLRQELEQAIEASVSRLAEDDGRDTQPTLGFQRVLQRAVYHVQSSGKKEVTGANVLVAIFGEKDSHAVYYLNQQDVTRLDVVNYLSHGIAKLGEEGEQPSSSEGEGRMEGGEGEPKGDALTEFASNLNEQARAGRIDPLVGRADEIERTIQVLCRRRKNNPLYVGEAGVGKTAIAEGLARRIVEGSVPDVLADAVIYSLDLGALVAGTKYRGDFEKRLKGVLTALKKVPNAVLFIDEIHTIIGAGSASGGTMDASNLIKPALASGELRCIGSTTFQEYRGIFEKDRALARRFQKIDIVEPTVGETYEILQGLKSKYEAHHGVTYADEALQAAVDLSVKHIADRLLPDKAIDVIDEAGARQRLLPEDQRKELIDVEEVEAIVAKMARIPAKQVSATDKDVLQHLERNLKMVIFGQDPAIGTLASAIKLARSGLGNPEKPIGNFLFAGPTGVGKTEVTKQLALQLGIELVRFDMSEYMEPHSISRLIGAPPGYVGFDQGGLLTEKIVKTPHCVLLLDEIEKAHPDIFNILLQVMDRGVLTDTNGREANFKNVVLVMTTNAGAAQASRRSIGFTKQDHATDAMETIRRAFTPEFRNRLDAVVQFQPLGFEHILRVVDKFLIELEMLLQEKHVSLSATPTARDWLAHHGFDPLMGARPMARVLQDKVKRPLADELLFGKLVNGGKVSIDVRNDELVVEAQAEPERLLPATVE, from the coding sequence ATGTTCAGCAAAGACCTCGAACACACCATCGGCCAGTGCTACAAGCGCGCCCGTGAGGCCCGACATGAGTTCATGACGGTCGAACACCTGCTGTTGGCACTGCTCGACAACCCGTCCGCCCAAGCCGTACTGAAGGCGTGCGGCGCCGACGCCGACCGCCTGCGCCAGGAGCTGGAACAGGCCATCGAGGCCTCCGTGTCCCGCCTGGCCGAAGATGACGGCCGCGATACCCAGCCGACCCTGGGCTTCCAGCGCGTGCTGCAGCGGGCCGTGTACCACGTGCAGTCCTCCGGCAAGAAGGAGGTCACCGGCGCCAACGTGCTGGTCGCCATCTTCGGCGAAAAGGACTCCCACGCCGTCTATTACCTCAACCAGCAGGATGTCACCCGGCTGGATGTGGTCAATTACCTGTCCCACGGCATCGCCAAGCTGGGCGAGGAGGGCGAGCAGCCCTCGTCGTCCGAGGGCGAGGGCCGCATGGAAGGGGGTGAGGGCGAGCCCAAGGGTGATGCCCTGACCGAGTTCGCCAGCAACCTCAACGAGCAGGCCCGTGCCGGTCGCATCGACCCGCTGGTCGGCCGTGCCGACGAGATCGAACGCACCATCCAGGTCCTGTGCCGTCGCCGCAAGAACAACCCGCTGTACGTGGGTGAGGCCGGCGTCGGCAAGACCGCGATTGCCGAAGGCCTGGCCCGACGCATCGTGGAAGGCTCGGTGCCGGACGTGCTGGCCGATGCGGTCATCTATTCGCTCGACCTCGGCGCGCTGGTGGCCGGCACCAAATACCGTGGCGACTTCGAGAAGCGCCTGAAGGGTGTGCTGACCGCGCTGAAGAAGGTGCCCAACGCGGTGCTGTTCATCGACGAGATCCACACCATCATCGGCGCCGGTTCGGCGTCGGGCGGCACCATGGACGCCTCCAACCTGATCAAGCCGGCATTGGCGTCGGGCGAGCTGCGCTGCATCGGTTCGACCACCTTCCAGGAATACCGCGGCATCTTCGAGAAGGACCGGGCGCTGGCCCGTCGCTTCCAGAAGATCGATATCGTCGAGCCGACCGTGGGCGAGACCTACGAGATCCTGCAGGGCCTGAAGTCCAAGTATGAAGCCCACCACGGCGTGACCTACGCCGACGAGGCGTTGCAGGCTGCGGTCGACCTGTCGGTCAAGCACATCGCCGACCGCCTCCTGCCGGACAAGGCCATCGACGTGATCGATGAAGCCGGTGCCCGCCAGCGTCTGCTGCCGGAAGATCAGCGCAAGGAGCTGATCGACGTCGAAGAGGTCGAGGCCATCGTCGCCAAGATGGCGCGCATCCCGGCCAAGCAGGTCAGCGCCACCGACAAGGATGTGCTACAGCACCTGGAGCGCAATCTGAAGATGGTGATCTTCGGCCAGGATCCTGCCATCGGCACCCTGGCGTCGGCCATCAAGCTGGCGCGCTCGGGCCTGGGCAATCCGGAAAAGCCGATCGGCAACTTCCTGTTCGCCGGCCCCACTGGTGTCGGCAAGACCGAGGTGACCAAGCAGTTGGCGCTGCAGCTGGGCATCGAACTGGTCCGTTTCGACATGTCCGAATACATGGAGCCGCATTCGATCAGCCGCCTGATCGGTGCCCCTCCGGGCTACGTCGGCTTCGACCAGGGTGGCCTGCTGACCGAGAAGATCGTCAAGACACCACACTGCGTGCTGCTGCTGGATGAAATCGAGAAGGCGCACCCGGACATCTTCAACATCCTGTTGCAGGTGATGGACCGCGGCGTGCTGACCGACACCAATGGTCGCGAAGCCAACTTCAAGAACGTGGTGCTGGTGATGACCACCAATGCCGGCGCGGCGCAGGCCTCGCGGCGCTCGATCGGTTTCACCAAGCAGGACCACGCCACCGATGCGATGGAGACCATCCGTCGTGCGTTCACCCCGGAATTCCGCAACCGCCTCGATGCGGTGGTGCAGTTCCAGCCGCTGGGCTTCGAGCACATCCTGCGCGTGGTCGACAAGTTCCTGATCGAGCTGGAGATGCTGCTGCAGGAGAAGCACGTCAGTCTGTCGGCCACCCCGACTGCGCGCGACTGGCTGGCCCACCACGGTTTCGACCCGCTGATGGGTGCCCGCCCGATGGCGCGGGTGCTGCAGGACAAGGTCAAGCGCCCGCTGGCCGACGAGCTGCTGTTCGGCAAGCTGGTCAACGGCGGCAAGGTCAGCATCGACGTGCGCAACGACGAACTGGTGGTCGAGGCGCAGGCCGAGCCGGAGCGGCTGTTGCCGGCCACGGTGGAGTAA
- the infA gene encoding translation initiation factor IF-1, with product MSKDDSIEFEGTVSETLPNTTFRVRLENGHEIIAHISGRMRKNYIRILTGDRVKVEMTPYDLTKGRITYRMK from the coding sequence ATGTCGAAAGACGATTCCATCGAGTTCGAGGGCACCGTCAGCGAGACGCTGCCGAACACCACTTTCCGCGTTCGTCTGGAAAATGGGCACGAAATCATCGCCCACATCTCCGGCCGCATGCGCAAGAACTACATCCGCATCCTCACCGGTGACCGGGTCAAGGTTGAAATGACCCCGTACGACCTGACCAAGGGTCGTATCACCTACCGAATGAAGTAA
- the aat gene encoding leucyl/phenylalanyl-tRNA--protein transferase: MTRQLPWRLADAPDAPFPPAETALRQPDGLLAVGGDLHPLRLLNAYAGGIFPWFSEGEPILWWSPDPRMVFRTDGVHLSSRFRRQLRGSTWEVTADTAFSEVMRACASAPRPGQDGTWISPAMVDAYSQLHDLGFAHSFEVWDRQTLVGGIYGVAIGAMFFGESMFSGASGGSKVALAALARTLHGWGWPLIDAQVENPHLLRMGAEHLPRAPFLEQVRSAVQAPGRDGAWTQLVGRVPAADFAGE; this comes from the coding sequence ATGACCCGTCAGCTGCCCTGGCGCCTGGCCGATGCGCCGGATGCCCCCTTCCCGCCAGCCGAGACCGCCCTGCGCCAACCCGATGGACTGCTGGCCGTGGGCGGTGACCTGCACCCGCTGCGCCTGCTCAACGCCTATGCCGGCGGCATCTTTCCGTGGTTCAGCGAGGGCGAGCCGATCCTGTGGTGGTCGCCGGACCCGCGCATGGTGTTCCGCACCGATGGCGTGCACCTGAGCAGCAGGTTCCGCCGGCAGCTGCGCGGCAGCACCTGGGAAGTGACCGCCGATACTGCCTTCAGCGAGGTGATGCGTGCCTGTGCCAGCGCGCCCCGCCCCGGCCAGGACGGCACCTGGATCAGCCCGGCGATGGTGGATGCCTACAGCCAGCTGCACGACCTGGGTTTCGCGCATTCCTTCGAAGTGTGGGACCGGCAGACGCTGGTCGGCGGCATCTATGGCGTGGCCATCGGTGCGATGTTCTTCGGCGAAAGCATGTTCAGTGGCGCCAGCGGCGGCTCCAAGGTGGCGCTGGCGGCACTGGCACGCACGCTGCACGGCTGGGGTTGGCCACTGATCGATGCGCAGGTGGAGAACCCGCACCTGCTGCGCATGGGGGCCGAGCACCTGCCGCGCGCGCCGTTTCTGGAGCAGGTCCGCAGTGCGGTGCAGGCGCCGGGCCGGGATGGTGCCTGGACCCAGCTGGTCGGGCGCGTGCCGGCGGCGGATTTTGCCGGGGAATAA